DNA sequence from the Plectropomus leopardus isolate mb unplaced genomic scaffold, YSFRI_Pleo_2.0 unplaced_scaffold29684, whole genome shotgun sequence genome:
CAAAGTGGTCCACGCCCGCTGCCCCGATATGGTCAGCAAAGGGAATCTGTACGGTCAGGTGACGGTCCGCATGCACTCCAGACAGGTACGTCAATGGACTGTAGTCGAATCACGATCTTAGTATGAACTATTCGTGCGGAGAGACTTTTCTCAGTGTGTtagtttttcttgttgttgtcaTCACTAtctttatgttttcaggttgtccgtaTGTTCTCCTAAACAcgaaatttcttcaaatgtggcacaaacatccacttaaactcaacaatgaattgatttgattttggtggtcgaaggtcactATGACCACCCGTCTCATTCTCTTCTTTGCGGAAATAATTTCCTTTCATTATTTCATGTtgatatgcatgaacacagccaaaattagaaaaaaatgaagaatgaagaGATTGTAAAATGCCCCAAACAGCCCCGTTTTTTACATCTGCATGTCCCACAGACGCTGGCCATCTACGACCGCTTCGGGAGGCTGATGCTGGGCAACGAGGAGCAGCCGAAGGACGTCTTGGAGTACCTGATCATAGAACGACACCTCGTCAACCCCTACGGCCAGTGGAGGTTACACGGAAAAATAGTGCCGTCCTGGGCTCCGGCCAAAGACCCAGTTATAAAGGTGACCCTCCGCTCTGCACAAGCTGACACAAATTTATCTTTTCACCAAAAAAACGGCAGAGGTCCAAGTCACACTTCTGGGAAATTAAAAAACCCTTATTAACTGTCCAGTCCATACGTCACTTTAATGACCACCTGAGCAAGGACGGTGGGGTATGTTTAGTGTCTTGAGGTTTTCAGCATAATTTTTCTCTGAATATATGAATAATTTAGACATGCAGCAGCGTCACATTGTGTCTCCGTCCTTTACACATGAATCTATAGGTGGgttttgtgcaaaacttgagcaatatttttaaaaagcggccacgtatgaaggatttctgggagctgatagtccacgatttcacagaggaattgtggattcaaagcttccggatgatccgctcaacttttgaagagttatgagatgcagtaacagctcttgtagctcctgctgcatcatgagggagccagttcataCTGACAAGTAGTCTAATTTCTTTTAGATATATACAAACTGCCACATTTCCCTTGCattaatttgaccaaaaaagtcacattttatattaaatatttggcAAAATATTGAttgtcagttttggttgttgtaaaattggtcttaaatttaattctgtgcattaaaaagtcctcaaaattattaaatctaACGTGCCTTAAACTGAAGGAACTCTACCACCTCATAAGagcatttttggattt
Encoded proteins:
- the LOC121938505 gene encoding 39S ribosomal protein L45, mitochondrial-like, whose amino-acid sequence is SEKKINSCCLSCRFNKEKLHSLVTERCYPEMTRGNRYKTIRWMFVESLEPPKVVHARCPDMVSKGNLYGQVTVRMHSRQTLAIYDRFGRLMLGNEEQPKDVLEYLIIERHLVNPYGQWRLHGKIVPSWAPAKDPVIKVTLRS